The genomic DNA GGTCCCAGTGCGAGGTCCGCGTGTATTATGCTCCCCGCTGGGAATGACTCGGTGAGTATTGTAACTCTATTGATGAATTAATTGATGCATGTCTTATACgtaatttgtagttttaattcACACGATATTATAAATCCTTTTCCTTCAATGTTTTACACTGTctatatcaattatttttatcactgttCCTTCAGCTCTTAATATACGGCGGGTTCTCCCGCGTCCGTGAGGGTCGTACGGAGCGCACGTACACCCACACGGACCTGTTCCGCCTCAGCCTGAAGGCGGGCGGCGGCTGGGCGTGGCGCGCGCTGGCCGCGGGGGcgagcgcgccgcccgcccgcgccGGACAGGCCGCCGCTGTCAACGTGCATAGCAACAGGGGATACGTCTTCGGTGGAGTTAGCGTTAGTATTGTGTctgatgaaattaattaacaatgtgGTAATGTGTACAGTCCTTTTTTTGCCCTTCTTGCTGGGAAAATAAGTGATGAAGATAaattttaacgtatttttaactttactcTTGTAAAAGGTTCTTAGAATCAGGAAAGTTGAGATGATCAGTAAACAAACTCAGTCgaatatacttaaaaatgtCTGTATGTTCTAGGACGTGGAAGAGACAGAGGAAGATATCCGTGGTGAGATGAGCGACGACTTGCAGCTGCTGGACCTGGAAGCCGGCAGGTGGTATGACGTCACGCTAAAGTCCGAACAGAGCGTTGCGCAGGCGCCGGCCGATGACGTGAAGGAACCACAAGAAGTTGAAAAAGAAACTGTTACAGGTAGATCATATGTCTTATAATTGTTGACCGATGTGTGTGTGatgtttactttaattttaattttggaaataattaCTTACTTCTTGGGTACCTACTATCCGGTTTCTGTATAAAGAGCTTGCATACAGCACCTAAAATTctacataaattttaatcagaGCTAAAACTTAATCTATGGAAGACCCTTAAAAAAATGAGTATTTAACTAAAGTACTTTTTTCGACAGTGGTAACAGACGAAGTGTTCACGATGAAGCTGGGCGGGGCCCCGGCGGCGGGCCCTCAGCCGGCAGCCCGCGGGGCCGGGCCCGGGGCCGGGGCGCGCGGGGGCCCGGGCCCGCGCATGTCGGCCATGCTGGCCGTGCAGCGGTCCACGCTCTACGTGTACGGCGGAGTGCTCGAGAAGGACGACAAGCAGTTCTACCTCACCGATATGTATAGTTTAGGTAAGAGTCTTATGTATATGAATCCACTATAAGGTTGTATCGAATCAACATTATAGAAAGTGTTTACGTTGTTATAGatagtttttaaagtaagttatacaaacaaataacatgAATGTAAGCGCGTATTCAAACCAAACGTTTAGTTAGATGCTGAAAGTAAGAAGGCTTGCTGTACCCCAGTGATACTGTTACATTCTACGGTGCTTGTTGATTACTTTACGCATTAAAATGTCGGATtgatgtgttttattatatactatCCACTTCTACATAATCGCTCACAGTCAGTTGGTAGCTGACCATATGATACGTTTAGTGTAAATTCAACTTTACTATGTTccgttaaaattaataatcgaACGTTTGTTACAGATCTGCATAAGCTCAACGAATGGAAGACGTTGATAGAACAGCCGTCACTACCTGACTGGCTCGGATCCGACTCGGAGGACGACGAATCCGGATCCGGATCTGATTCCGAAGACAGCGACGACTCAGATGAAGAAGACTAAATgttaatcataaataatgtgTTGTCATGTGTTCTTATGTATGAAAGGGTGATGAAAGGCTGAGATATTTAATCATTATGGtcttttaacttgtttactttcCTAAGGGCCAATGCATTAATCACTACAGTGGTTAGTGatcgaatttaaaacatttattatctgCTGACAGAAATACATTcgattatatataaataagtcTATTTTCGTGTGTCGGAACAGTTGTAAGGGGGTCGTAGTAATGATAATTCTTTAGGTGAATGTGCTGTGATCACTTCAAATAGGGTTATTGTACTGTAAGCGCAAATAGTCTTGCTTTTCTAAGTGTAACATGtcaataaaatttcttataTAAATGTAGAAAGAACAATGAGGATCGTGTACAAAACTGATTGTAAAAAGTAGATAAATTAATCTGGTTCATGAATAGTTAAAAAGTCACAGTAatgtttgatataaaacctctttaagaGTTATCTGATATAGACTGTCTATAGTTTTTCAGTCTATGTTACTCGAAATAcgtgttgtattttttgtatatatatttttaagaataaacatgattttaatacttaatgacatttttaattaaccttgAAATGCCTATAATATCGGAGTTCgtattttgaaatacaataaaaggttggttgaaataaataaaacagcgaATGTTACAcgtgttatcatttttatttatgtacacattaTAAATCTACgtaataatatatctttataaaaattCATTAGTCTAATACACTCATTCTAGCTCAATTCATTATCCACCCGTGAGCGCGCAGatctataaaaacaatttgcaatAACATAAGTAGATTCAAGAATTTAAATACACTTAATATAAAGAAACACAGTTTTTAACCCtaaaaaatgtgaaaagttAGAGACGataattattaacattcttTATGAAAACAATATCAAGGTATTTATGAAGATCACAAGTTGCAGATGTAATGAACAATGATCATACTTCAAAGGAACTGATATTTGAAAGTAATTTCTGACGCGCTCACTCAATACGTATTTCGTGTGTAAATCCACGCGATCAATGAGAACAAATCTATGTAGCTATACCATGAATAAagtatacttataaatattaattatttccacATATAAAATACCCTAAAAAATGcggtacacatttttttttctgtggtTGAAATATTCATTTGTAGATAGGGCATTAATCGCATGGGCAAGTCaacaaataaatgtgaataaaatactATGTGAACATTGAAGGCAGTGATACCGTGTGATGGCAACTGGTTGTTCAAATTCATTCGTTGaaggttaattataattaaaacttcagGCTTACATTGACTGGCTGAAAACAGCTGACATGAAACgaacgtttttaataaatgaaacaaaaaccaGATGATAATTCTTCGAATATGAAGGTTTGTTTCGCCAGCTATGCACATTCATTTGTCTcataaaacattcattaaaattagtccGATATGCTATACAAAACTGTGATACCactactaattaataaaacatagaaaatattcataatgtATACATGAAAAACAGATCTTTTCGTGTCATAGTCCTTTTTTGGCGCGATATTCAATACTTTCCATGATTTATTAACTGAACGAACTCATTCGTGTTATAAAAACGGGACTGCCCGCAGACATGACATGACGTctcaaataagtttttatgaGTACTCAAATAAGTCCGTCATAATTCTAATTCTAAACGTAAAATGTAGTAAGTATGTACGGAATTTAATAAACGCGTTTTCGGTTTCAGTAAATTAAACGTTTCTTTGTAACCACTTAAAGTAAAACGACTAGGTACATCGTATGTGTGAAAAGCGATAATATTCCCtaagtatttactttttttaattgtatcatgATCCGTGGATCACGTAAATTGAATTCCGTCATAATTCTTTTTTCTCGACGGTCGATTTAGCGCATGGCCAGTCATGTCTGCGTTTACCATCGTTTAAAACGTCGCAACTATTAGTCGCACTTCGTCAATCGTCATGTTCACAATGTTGCACGCAATTCTATTCATATCGGTACCCTGTTACACAATAATTCATTACACCGTATAAAAACTACAACTTTCTAGCAACATTTAGCATGTTTCACGAGCAGTTGGTTTAAtagaaaatgaactttaatacCTTCACTTAAAGATCTTTTTCAAGATCTCTGTTTCAATATCGTGTTAATATGTCGAATATTGAATCAATGTGCagatttgtttgttgttgatGTGATTGTTCTGAACACCTGCTCATAACCAACAGCCCGTGAAACAGACACgacaattaattaagatttttatatcttCATTATCTAATGATAAACATGATTATTTACATAGATGGGCAGTTCAATATTTCACaagaaattattgtattttataaattttaggtGACTGGTTAATCCTTCTAAATTTAAGGAAAGGACTTGTTCATATTCTGTCTGAGTAAAATATTGGAACTGCCTCGAgtcataattgaaataaaaacacggTCCGAAGCGTGGTAGTAAATTGTGcgctaaataattataaatagatgGCACATAGCGATACCTTAGTTTGGTCCCGTACTCATGTTTTACTTCGGTATACATTTACTTGTGTACTTTAATGTATAAAacgtattaaatttaatgtttttgttttttttttattgtttattagaaaACTGTAAATTGCAGCTACTGTTAATATTAGTATTTCGTATAAATATTGGGCATAACTGtgcaatatgttttaaaataaatgctcaaCTATTTCACTATTTCGTTCAAGCCAATTGTTCTAGTGCTACGGGCTGAAGTCATACTTCATAAGCACAAAGGAAGGTCACGTCGagatcaaataattaaatcaaaaacagaactacatttaaaaatatgttttatttgaaactaattaaaacGTGTAAATTGTACACTTTCTATTCCTTAGAAAATACCTTCCTCTGCttgttcaaattataaaaatattgtgcgTATCGTCGCAGCCGTCGCAATATTCACTAGCATGTACCAAACAGTTATAAAAATGACTTAGATTTTCGTCAAACATCGACGTCCAAGCAAAAAAGTTGCTGAACAAAGTATTACATTACCGCTACGGGtaatcactttaaaaaaactgGATCCTTCTAGCTGCGACTTATATATCTACATATACGACGCCACATTacgtataaaaagaaataacactTACAGTGACTTATCTAACgcgaaaatattcaatttgcaATCTACCGGCCGTCTAACAACTTGCCTTATTTATAACACTGCTTATGACAATACATTGCAAATTCAATTACATACTTAGCAAAGTAAAGCTGAAGccaaaatccaaaataaatattaatatcgaCGACATCTTATTACAATATTActaaacattttcattcaacTGGTTTGATAAATCATTTActttagaaaagtaaaaataaaatataaatggttTTGTATAAACgaaattttaaacacatttcattccaaatttaaatgcAGGTATGTTGTACCACAGACTAAAAAGCGGGGTCAGATGTCGCggatttaacaaaaatattaaaataaaagtaattcaaATTATCATACATCAGTCGGTTAAATGATTAGTCGTTAACTTAGCCCGAaagaaatgataatataatttcaatgtaaaaaaatattaatcgaaaGCAAATCAGTCTATAAACTTACTTTAGAATTATGACTAAagttttatgtacattttagacatgtttttctttaagtagTAGTTAATCTGTGGTTTGGCGCCGAAAATAATTTGCGGGTTTGACACTGGTGTGCATGTTGTTGATAGTATGGTTAATTGTTTGTTCCATAAATCGCTTCTCCTTTCATAGTACCAATAAAACGGAAATACGACTTAACCTCAAAGTGAAAGTTTCGTAGCAGCTATACGCAATGCTTGTAATTTACTTTCGACGCCAGCCCACAGACTATACATAATCGTACAAACATacttaatcataaaataaaacatacattcacTATCtacttcattataatttacactttatttacacgaaaaagatcattaaataaatacataatttggctgaattatcatttttgctaaatttaaaaatataatgccaTATCGATtgccagaataaaaaaatactcccCATTTATTGTCGTTCACGAATAAGGGTGTAACtgaatatttgatataaaataataaattaattcactaCACATTGGCGTGTATAAATTTGTTAAGAGTCCGCGTCCGGTTCGATCTCGCCGGCATGACCTGTCCACTCGGTATATCACAGTAGCGCGTCTGCGCTGTAACGTCGCTCCACGGCCGTCGCTCACTGACTAGGCTATATACAAACCAAACGATTTCTATATCGATCTAGCAACGTCCGTAAAGTTGAATATCGTAGTTAAAAATCGTCCACGACGTTGCTACCACGTTGGGATTTAGAAGAGGTCGGTGACTATAGTTCCGAACCACGCGCAGACGACGGGGAGCGCGTACGTGAGGAGGGCCTTGTGCAGCGAGGGCCGGTCGGCGGCGCCCGCCACGGGCTGGTCGCGCGGCGGCGTGGGGGACGCGGGGGGCCGCGCGGGCTCGGGGCCCTGCTCGGGGCCCGGCGCGGGGCCCGCCTCGCGCCCGGCCTCGGCCTGCTCCTGGCCGCGGCCGCGCACGAACACGTTGTTGGTGTTGGGCACGTCCCCGATGCTGGGCACGAAGGGAGCCTCCGTCACCGGCGGCGCCGGCTGGGACACCTCGGGCTCGCGCTCTGTCTGGTCCTCGTCCACGTCCAGGGGACTGTCGCCTGATGCTGCAAGTAAAAAAGTTGGCTATTACCTACAAGGTTGCAATTGATTTAGAGAAGCTACTAAAAGCCAATAAAAGAGTATCAAAATATCAAGTTAACCTACGACTCAATCACATATTCACATCATTCCCGactgttttattaacaaaaaaccgAAAATTTCCTTCCTCCTAAAATTTCAAAGACTTCTTACAAAATACAACATCACTATGAAACAAGCAGCCTTACCTCCATCGTAACCGTTGAGCCTGTCCTCGTCATCATCAGGCAAGCCGTCTCCATTGCCGTAGTCTCCGGAGCCCGAGCCGGACTCCACCTCCTCGATAATCTCGCGACCGAACGAACTGGCCACTTGCAAGTCTGAAGCAATCGAAATTGGAATAAAGTAAATGTGACACTATATAACCTAGTTAGGACTAGGCAAAGGTTGTTTTGCCATGTCAAAGCTACGACGCTAAATTCTATAGATATAGAGAAAGGACTTCAAAGgactgaatgaaaaaaaaatgagacacTAAACGAATAATCGGAAATAATCATTATTCCCATCATTATACCAATAGTGCATCATAATATGATTTAAACTATTGTATCAACTTCTGAAATGTATCTAAGAGGGTAGCAAAAATCAAACAGGGTACCATATAGAACGGAACATTTTAGCAAATACCTTTCTATCTCCcacaaaaatgtaatgaaaccTTAAAAACTAACCTTTGGTATCAGTATCGAGCCACTGCACCTCGACTCCGTTGTACGCGTCCTTCAGTCTCGCGGTGAGTGTCCGCAGCGCGTCGGCCTGCGCTGAGGACCCGGGCGCGGTGGCCACGGCCGCGGCGCTGCTCACGCGGACCTCGGGGTTCGACGCCAGGCCCGCTGTACCCTCGCTGGCGGCGTTTAGTGTGTAGCTGTGGGGGGAAGATCGTTCATGAATTGTAGATAAAAAGTGGGAAAGGGGGCAAAAAAACTTTTCAGTCTTcagtgtttttgtaataaaataaaacattgcttaTTAAGGGCAAAAATTGCTAAGACGTAAGCTTGGTTCGTCTCTCAAAAAACTTGACAGTTAGCTTGCagaagattaaatttaaataaaatgcttatttttggAATTAATTTGACCGGTCAGGTatgtataatgaaataaattttatcacgTTGTCACATTGATCACCGATACAATGATATCTGGGCAGATAGCATCCGCTGGCGCGCCCCGTTGCATGACCACATGCCCATATCCTAAAGGCATAAATCTTCTCGCGAATATTAATACATTACGTCATGCGGTCGCGCTGACCTCATAGGCCCGGAGTTATTTATAATGGGAGTTAACGACAGGGCACTGTGCAGTCTGATCTCATTCTTGAAAAGTACCGAAATATAAGCTTTTTACTACTTTTCATTACAGTTTAAGAGTATGTAAAGGCTGACTGGAAATGTTATTTTGTCTATACTTAAATACAATGGTTGAAGTCTTACCTAGCGACATCAGTCCCGTTGAAACAAGGCGAGGTGGTGACACTGGTGGATGTGCACAGCAGCGCGGGGAGGTGGTTCCAGTAGCGCCGCGTGTTGCGCATGCGCACGCGGGTCTCGCGGACCAGCTTCTCCAGCGCCGGACCGCCCCAGTCAGAGCCTGACgataaaataagaatacattAAGTATTGACTACTGAAATGTGGAATAGaaagaacaattattttgttccaGACTGTTAAAAGTGCGAAAGGTATGAGAAGGGTAACTTACCGCGGCTCTCTTCACTCTTAACGGAAGGCTTCTTCTTCTTGGGGCCCTTCTTCTCGTCGAAGTCATAGGATTTGAAGTCAATATCCATCCCCCCGGCAGCAGCAGGCTCCGGGTCCGCGTCTCGCCGCCGTCTCTCGTGCTCCTCGTACTCCGCCAGGTCGATGTTTCCGCGCATGTACTGCAGGAACCTCTCCCGGAGTTTAGCCTGCTGGGCCATGTCGTCTGTGGCCTTACGAATGCCGTCAGGAGTCCGCATATTGGCTAGAGAGGGATCCTCGTTCATAAGGCTCTCGAACGAGCCTTCGATCTCGAAGTCGTCGACGTCATCGATCCTCTGCGGCCAGTCGAAGTCAGGTATGGAGCGGACGGAGCGGCGCGTCTTGCCAGGAGCGAAGAAAGGTCCGGCGCCACCGCCTCCTCCGAGCACTGGCTTGCCGCAGCCCGTGAATATCTTCTGGGAGATCTCCCGGTTGTGTTCTTGGAAGCTCATTATAGCTTCCGAGATCTTGATGTCTATTGGTTCGACTACCATAGCAATGTTGAATGGTCCAAGTAGACGGTCAGCCACTTTGTCTACGGCGTCTGGAATATAAATGTGACAGGTCAGAAAAATGATTTCAAAGTGTGCTGTGCTtctgtttgcttttttttagttttacagacaaattttatcaacaatCATGTGTAGGTAGCACGAGTCATCTGTATCAGATTCTCCCAACTCACCGACATAAGCATCCCACTGGTCTCCGAGGTCAGCGTGCGAGGGCAGACAGCCGCGCGCCACGTTGTGGCAGTAGCGCGTGCAGGCGGGGGGCTGGTGGCCGGCGCAGCTGCCGCAGTACCGCAGGCGAGCCCAGGCTGTCACGCATTCAGGAGTCACTGTCACCTACAAACAAGCAAAAATTCAAGGTAAACAAACTGTAGACATTCAAATACTACTCAAACGCGACAATTTAGTCCCTAAAGGATTAACATCATAGAAATTTCCAGGAGTTTGGACATAAATTGGTAGTTTAGAAAGATGTCTCATCACTTTGGTAATAAAAACTGTGACAGAATTCTTGTAGCGAAAAGTAAAGTGTGAAAGCCAATGTAAAAACGATTGTGGAATGTTTTCCTGCTCGAATGTTTGTGCCGAAAAAAAGAATCTCTCAAACTGAATTCAGAGATTCTTAGCCTAAGCTGttcaacaaaatcaatttatcagccattgtgtaatatttataaagggtTTTTCTAATGGAATCTTGCGTACAGAAACTTAGCAGTACTTAATGATACCTTGATGATACATTTACAACTGTAATTCCCACTTGcgtttattagaaaaatatgaatgaaagacattaaagaaatattgataaataaaactgataagCTTTGCAGAGTTGATTCATGATACCACGCAAAGAGAGataaaaacaacttaattaaATGAAGGAAGACGAAAAAACGCACTTTGATTAATTTATACAACGTGAAACGGAAATGCGTGGTCGCTGGTCATATTTTGAATAACGCTATTACGCATGAAACGTACATATAACTTTCTTTAGGGAACCAAAAACAATTCAGATACCAAAATTAggacaaaatgtttgtattcCAAAAAAACAGAcacagaatcaacaaaattggctCATCCCGTCCGAAATTCTGAGGTAACAGACAAGAAAACACATAGACAAGTTGAGGACCTCCTAATCCTcctatatattataaacaagggtacctattatttatgtttgcgagTGCCAAAAAAATtcacatataataataatataataataataactgattTCTATTACACGtggttatattttttacgtttaaattcAGTGTTTCCATTATTTCGATGCATTTGGGGTTAAGGCATACAGGCAAAAAATACAGGCATTgcataatcaaaacaaatacatgaTAATGAAATCAATTAGTATTTCAGTCCGTCAACACTTGACATTTGTATTGAGTCAAGCGATTTCTCTGTTTAACAATTCCTCATTACATTTGTAAAACACGAACTGAGGTGCGACGGCCTCACAAGACAACATTCTTAACCGAGGAAAATAATCTTAGGTGTTTTACTAAAGAACATTTACAATTTAGGTATAGTTTGATGTTAAGACActtaaaattatgttagaaGCATAGAAACAACAGTTCCGGTTATAGAAGACCACCTTATCGACAAATTCTCGCCCAAACGAAACGAagcaaacaaatgaataaagcTCAATGATTGTTACTATTGCGCCAATTAAATAACATCAGTAACAAGTggagcaaataaaaataaaatcaaacgaaGACTG from Trichoplusia ni isolate ovarian cell line Hi5 chromosome 4, tn1, whole genome shotgun sequence includes the following:
- the LOC113492962 gene encoding kelch domain-containing protein 4; this encodes MGKKKNKNKVSGAVKTAAKTEKKLASKLKKELANLGEEDIAKVLAEIERQEAKRSAATEKTLQSPPTTRAYATLTPHPTNNELIVFGGEYHNGQKTEVYNELIFYNPANNSWKLVKAPGGPPPRSAHQAIATPANKGELWVFGGEFTSPSETQFHHYKDLWCFSLSEKKWEKVVAPNGPSPRSGHRMVLLGRNIVVFGGYADDGRECKYFDDVYTFCLDTRTWTKLAPSGRGPSARSACIMLPAGNDSLLIYGGFSRVREGRTERTYTHTDLFRLSLKAGGGWAWRALAAGASAPPARAGQAAAVNVHSNRGYVFGGVSDVEETEEDIRGEMSDDLQLLDLEAGRWYDVTLKSEQSVAQAPADDVKEPQEVEKETVTVVTDEVFTMKLGGAPAAGPQPAARGAGPGAGARGGPGPRMSAMLAVQRSTLYVYGGVLEKDDKQFYLTDMYSLDLHKLNEWKTLIEQPSLPDWLGSDSEDDESGSGSDSEDSDDSDEED
- the LOC113493053 gene encoding glypican-6 — protein: MAVRECCCDKLSPNKKSIFGLRMRSQILFLLLASCFLTVASAADFEGTCANVKTIFEKNGMLMAVDLQAQPNSDADGLCSNRGCCGAGARTRLTQAARTQLESALWSELSKLADTLTNRAIKFDEFFRRLLKQSREEFHMMFKRTYGMIYEQHSYVFEQLFEQLERYYTRGDTNFDVMMDGFFSILYNKMFTVLNSQYEFDEKYLKCVNEHMRDIQPFEDVPNKLSVQLRRAVVATRTFHKALRAGADVVRSMMQVTVTPECVTAWARLRYCGSCAGHQPPACTRYCHNVARGCLPSHADLGDQWDAYVDAVDKVADRLLGPFNIAMVVEPIDIKISEAIMSFQEHNREISQKIFTGCGKPVLGGGGGAGPFFAPGKTRRSVRSIPDFDWPQRIDDVDDFEIEGSFESLMNEDPSLANMRTPDGIRKATDDMAQQAKLRERFLQYMRGNIDLAEYEEHERRRRDADPEPAAAGGMDIDFKSYDFDEKKGPKKKKPSVKSEESRGSDWGGPALEKLVRETRVRMRNTRRYWNHLPALLCTSTSVTTSPCFNGTDVASYTLNAASEGTAGLASNPEVRVSSAAAVATAPGSSAQADALRTLTARLKDAYNGVEVQWLDTDTKDLQVASSFGREIIEEVESGSGSGDYGNGDGLPDDDEDRLNGYDGASGDSPLDVDEDQTEREPEVSQPAPPVTEAPFVPSIGDVPNTNNVFVRGRGQEQAEAGREAGPAPGPEQGPEPARPPASPTPPRDQPVAGAADRPSLHKALLTYALPVVCAWFGTIVTDLF